A single region of the Lotus japonicus ecotype B-129 chromosome 4, LjGifu_v1.2 genome encodes:
- the LOC130715014 gene encoding NAC domain-containing protein 73-like yields the protein MSKEIMTWHSDSDPEERGIELITPTIVVNDTKPSQIRTITCPSCGTNIELQDQAGINDLPGLPAGVRFDPNDQEILQHLEAKVLSDVRKLHPLIDEFIPTLEGENGICYTHPEKLPGVSKDGQIRHFFHTPSKAYTTGTRKRRKVHTDEEGSETRWHKTGKTRPVFAGGGIVKGFKKILVLYTNYGRQKKPEKTNWVMHQYHLGSNEEEKDGELVVSKVFYQTQPRQCGTNSITKDPYEKVILTSQNQSVHDDDNLALKNAALVDYYHHPFMNYDHVGHNMDSSSQLIPNFVVQGDSSSFIRLAMDANKARFERK from the exons ATGTCCAAAGAGATCATGACATGGCATAGTGACTCAGATCCTGAGGAGAGGGGCATTGAACTCATCACACCCACCATAGTTGTTAATGACACAAAACCAAGCCAAATTCGAACCATAACCTGCCCCTCATGTGGTACTAACATTGAATTACAAGATCAG GCTGGAATCAATGACTTGCCGGGGTTACCAGCTGGGGTGAGGTTTGATCCGAATGATCAGGAGATACTTCAACATTTGGAAGCGAAGGTGCTATCCGATGTGCGCAAGCTTCATCCGCTTATTGATGAGTTCATACCAACGCTTGAAGGAGAGAATGGGATCTGTTACACGCACCCAGAGAAGCTACCAG GTGTAAGCAAAGATGGACAGATCCGCCACTTCTTCCACACACCTTCGAAAGCGTACACAACCGGCACAAGGAAAAGAAGAAAGGTCCATACTGACGAAGAAGGAAGCGAGACAAGATGGCACAAAACAGGCAAAACAAGACCGGTTTTCGCCGGCGGCGGCATAGTGAAGGGCTTCAAAAAGATACTGGTCTTGTACACCAACTACGGAAGGCAAAAGAAGCCCGAGAAGACCAATTGGGTGATGCATCAATACCATCTCGGCAGcaatgaagaagagaaagatgGAGAGTTAGTGGTTTCAAAGGTCTTCTACCAAACACAACCTCGGCAATGTGGGACTAATTCCATTACCAAGGATCCTTATGAGAAAGTTATACTGACTAGCCAAAACCAAAGTGTCCATGATGATGATAATTTAGCTCTGAAAAATGCAGCTCTTGTGGATTACTACCATCATCCTTTCATGAATTATGATCATGTGGGTCATAATATGGATAGCTCGTCTCAGCTTATTCCAAACTTCGTTGTGCAAGGTGATAGCTCTTCTTTCATTCGGTTAGCAATGGATGCAAACAAAGCCAGGTTTGAGAGGAAATAG